One Actinomycetota bacterium DNA segment encodes these proteins:
- a CDS encoding DUF2905 domain-containing protein — translation MDLQSLGKIILLFGLILFITGGLLYFFGKGLGLQRFPGDILYRRGNFTFYFPLGACILISIVLTILLNLLFLLMRH, via the coding sequence ATGGATCTGCAAAGTCTGGGGAAAATAATACTTCTATTTGGACTCATCCTCTTCATCACCGGCGGATTGCTCTATTTCTTTGGCAAGGGGCTTGGGTTGCAGCGCTTTCCCGGTGACATCCTTTACCGCAGGGGGAATTTCACCTTTTATTTCCCACTCGGGGCTTGTATCCTTATAAGCATCGTTTTGACCATTCTCTTAAATCTTCTCTTTCTCCTCATGAGGCATTAG
- a CDS encoding epoxyqueuosine reductase QueH: MKVLLHTCCAPCLLSPWERLKRENYEVICLFYNPNIQPFQEYEKRLNCLRKFCEENEIKLIEGAYDIDRFFQDVVYRERVRCPICYRLRLTETAKVARRGRFDYFSTTLLVSPFQKHDLIRELGEDIAERYNVPFLYLDFRKGWKKAVVKSRELELYRQQYCGCIYSEKERYYKPHLVGKGMSKK, from the coding sequence ATGAAGGTCCTTTTACATACCTGTTGTGCACCCTGTCTCTTATCCCCATGGGAGCGATTAAAGAGGGAAAATTATGAGGTCATTTGCCTGTTTTACAATCCAAATATCCAGCCCTTTCAGGAGTATGAGAAGAGGTTAAATTGCCTGAGGAAATTCTGTGAGGAGAATGAAATAAAACTCATAGAGGGAGCTTACGATATAGATCGCTTCTTCCAGGACGTTGTCTATCGGGAGAGGGTAAGGTGTCCCATCTGCTACAGGTTGAGGCTCACGGAAACCGCAAAGGTAGCTAGAAGGGGTAGATTTGACTACTTTTCCACAACGCTTTTGGTGAGTCCTTTTCAGAAACACGATTTAATCCGCGAGCTTGGCGAGGATATCGCCGAGCGATACAATGTCCCCTTTCTTTACCTCGATTTTCGGAAGGGTTGGAAGAAAGCTGTGGTCAAATCCCGCGAGTTGGAGCTGTATAGGCAGCAATATTGCGGGTGCATTTACAGTGAGAAAGAGCGATATTACAAGCCACACCTCGTTGGCAAAGGGATGTCTAAGAAATAG